The genome window AACTTGGTTTTAAGTATTTTGTTACCTTTGTCGATGATTTTTCTCGAATGACATGGTTATATCTAATGAAATGTCGTTCTGAATTATTTGGTTTGTTTCGTGGGTTTTGTGCTGAAATTGAAACTCAATTTGGAACTCGTGTCAAAATCTTGCGCAGTGACAATGCTACTGAATATTTCTCATCTCCCTTCACCTCATATATGCTTGAGCACGGTATGCTTCATCAGTCTTCCTGTGTTGACACACCTTCCCAAAATGGGGTGGCTGAACGCAAAAATCGCCATTTGCTCGAAACTGCGAGAGCCTTAATGTTTCAACGCGGGGTTCCTAAGCAGTTTTGGGCTGATGTTGTTTCCACGGCATGTTTCTTGATCAATCGCATGCCTTCTGTGGTGTTGAATGGGAAAACACCTTACCATCTTTTGTTTCCATCTAAATCTTTGTTTTCGGTTGACCCACGTATATTTGGTTGTGTGTGTTTTGTTCGGGATGTTCGTCCCAATATCACCAAGTTagatccaaaatctttaaaatgtGTATTCCTTGGTTATTCTCGTGTGCAAAGAGGATACAAGTGTTACTCTCCTTAACTTGGTCGATATCTTGTTTCCATCAATGTCATTTTTCATGAGGATGttcctttctttcctttttctccGGATGCTATCCATCCGGAAGACAGGAATGACATCTTGATGTACACTGTCACGACCTCTCTCTCCAACTCTACTCCTACTGTCCCTAACTCTGTTCCTACTCCTCCTGTCCTACAAGTGTATTCTCGTCGACCCCGTACTAACACAACTACTCCAGCTCTGCCTCTTGCTTCCCTTCCTGACTCGGTGCCAACTCAATGCCCCGAAACCACCTCTTTGTTGTCTGATCCAATCTTGGAAGATGACGGACCAATTGCTCTCCGGAAAGGTAAACGCAGTTGTACTTATCCTATATCCTCTCTTGTATCCTATGATCGGATCTCCCCTGCATCCTGTTCCTTTATTGCTTCCCTTGATTCTATTTCTACTCCTAAAACCGTTAAAGCAGCCTTATCCCATCCTGGGTGGCGACAAGCTATGATTGAAGAGATGAATGCTCTGGATCAAAACGGTACTTGGTGACTATACCTACAGGTAAAAGACCTATTCGGTGTAAATGGGTGTTTACTGTAAAAGTCAATTCCGATGGATCCGTTGCTCGGTTGAAAGCTCGTCTTGTGGCTAAAGGATATGCTCAAACTTATGGAATTGATTATTCTGACACATTTTCTCCTGTTGCTAAGCTTACTTCTGTCAGGATACTCATCTCAATGGCGGCTATTCATGACTGGCATCTGCATCAGCTTGATATTAAGAATGCCTTTCTGCATGGAGATCTTAATGAAGAGGTTTACATGGAGCAACctcctgggtttgttgctcagggggagtctgggAAAGTATGCAAACTTCGTCGATCATTATATGGGCTAAAACAAAGTCCACGTGCATGGTTTGGAAAATTTAGCCAAGCTGTTGAAAGCTTTGGGATGATAAAAGGAAAATCAGATCACTCCATGTTTTACAAATGGTCCAAAACTGGCATTATCTGGCTAGTggtttatgtggatgacattgtcATTACAGGAAGTGACATTGAAGGGATTTCAtctcttaaatcatttcttcaTAGTCAGTTTCAAACAAAAGACTTGGGACCACTGAAATATTTTCTGGGTATTGAAGTTATAAGGAGTAAAACAGGTATACTACTATCTCAACGAAAATATGTACTTGACTTACTCTCTGAAACAGGAAAACTGGGTGCCAAACCATACACTACTCCAATGATACCAAACATACAACTGTCAAAGGAAGGGGAATTGTTTGAAGATCCTGAAAGGTACAGAAAATTAGTTGGGAAACTAAACTACTTGACAGTAACCCGTCCAGATATTGCATACCCAGTTAGCGTATTGAGCTAGTACATGGCATCTCCGACTACTGATCATTGGGCAGCTGTTGAACATATCTTGTGTTACTTAAAGGGAGCACCAGGACATggaattctttataagaatcATGGTCACACAAAGATTGAGTGTTTTTCtgatgctgattgggcaggATCCAAGGAAGATCGTAGATCAACAACTGGATATTGTATTCTCTTTGGAGGAAATCTAGTTTCATGGAAGAGTAAGAAGCAGACTGTGGTTTCTCGTTCTAGTGCAGAGTCTGAATATAGAGCAATGGCGCAATCAACATGTGAAGTAATGTGGATAAACAACCTCTTGAATGAGTCTGGTTTCAAAGCTCCAATTCCTGCAAAGTTGTGGTGTGATAATCAAGCAGCCCTTCACATTGCATCAAATCCAGTTTTTCATGAACGAACCAAGCACATAGAGATTGACTGCCACTTTGTTCGTGAAAAGATACAACAGGGGTTAATCTCCACCGGATTTGTGAAGACCGGAGAACAACTCGGGGATCTATTCACAAAGGCCCTAACTGGGACTCGAGTTAGTTAtttgtgtaacaagttgggcatgattaacATCTACGCTCCAACTTGACGGGGAGTGTTAGAAGATAAAATAACATCAGTAGTGTTAGAGTACTATTCTCCTTGAGCTATGTGTATTCTTGAGCTTTGTATAGTCTTGGGCAGTTCAGTCCAGACTTTTCCCTTCCCCTCTGCCCATATATATGTTGTACACAGATCAGATTGATGTGTGGAGTAATATATTGAATACACCATTTGGTGAGTTTGTTAACAAGAACATAGCCATTTCATGTGGCTTTTCTGGCACTCCAACTGCCCTTGATGGGCGCGAGTGGGTTGGGGACAATACCTTGTCTTCTACTTCACCACTGCACATGAGTGGAAAATCTTGGACATCTAAAGCCGAGCAAAAAGCCTCTCCCATGATTGATCCAATTCCATATCAGACAGCTCGGACCTCTCGCCATGAGTTCAGTTACCGGTTCTCAGTCAAGCCGGGTCAGAAATTCATCCGCTTGCACTTCAACCCGGCGCCATACAATGGCTTCAAGAATTCCATAGCCCTTTTTACTGTCAAAGCTGGTCCATATACTCTCCTAAGCAATTTCAGCCCTTCTCTCGCTGCTGATGCTCTAGGTGTCAAATATCTCAACAAGGAATACTGTGTTCATGTACAGGAAAGCAAAGCGTTGACTATAACATTCACCCCATCTCAAGAAACAAAGTCCTCAGAAGATATTTATGCTTTTGTCGATGGCATTGAGATTGTCTCCATGCCTACTGGTCTTTACTTCACCCCAGAGGGAGACCTGGGTGCCCATGTTGTTGGCCAAAAGCACAGATTCTACATTGATACTGCTACAGCACTGCAGATGATTCAGAGATTAAACATCGGGGGACGGTCAATCCCATCTATTGAAGATGTCAGCATGTTTCGTGACTGGAAAGATGACTTCAACTACCTGTTAAATGGAGTTGGTGCTGCTTCAATTGATACCACCATTCCAATCGAGTATGCAGACATGCTGACACATGTTGCACCTCCCAAAGTTTACCAAACAGCAAGGTCAGTGCATCCAGGCAAACGGCATAATCTGACTTGGATAATTCCAGTAGATTTGGGATTCAGGTACCTAGTAAGATTCCATTTCTGTGAACTTGAACTTGGAATATCTGCAAGAGGTGAGAGGCAATTCAGTAtacttataaataataagataGCTGAGTATAATGCTGATGTGATCAAATGGAGTGGTGCACGTAGGGTTGCAGTGTACAAAGACTACATCGCAATGATCGAAGGAGATAGAAAGAAAGGTGCAGGCACTCTAGTCATAAGTTTGCAGCCAAACTCTGAGTTCAGCACTAAAAGAACAGAAGGCATTCTGAATGGCTTAGAAATATTCAAGCTAAGTAATCCTGACAACTATCTTGTGGGAATGAATCCTGCCCCCCAACGCAAACAAAGTTCAGTGTCAGAGATGCCGCGTCACCAAAGGCCAGTGTTTTTTGATAGAAAGAGTGCAATTGTTACTGCATTCACAGTAGCAGTCACTTTACTGAATATTGCCATCTATTACCTAAGGTGTCTCTCAGAAGCTAACGCCAACATGAGAAACACAAGATCTCGTTGCACAGACCCAGCTTGTCGTCAATTCTCACTTGAGGAGATCCAACTATCCACCAGCCATTTTAGTCCTGAGTTCCTCATTGGAAGTGGTGGATATGGTAAAGTATACAAGGGCATTATTGATGGTGGAGCAACTACTGTAGCAATTAAGCGTTTGAAGGAAGAATCTAGGCAGGGAGAGAATGAGTTTTGGACAGAGATCAAAATGCTGTTGAAGGTCCGAAATGAACACCTTGTCTCCCTAATTGGCTTCTGCAATGAAGGTACGGAGAGGGTGTTGGTTTATGAGTACATGCCACGAGGAACTGTTGCAGACCATCTCCACAAAATTGATAGAATGGGGAATGGTAACCCCCCTCTCTCTTGGAAAAGACGACTTAAGATTTCAATAGGTGCTGCCCGGGGATTACATTTCCTTCACACCTCCCAGCATAAGGTTATACATCGTGACGTAAAGAGCTCAAACATTCTGTTGGATGAGAGTTGGGTGGCAAAGATTTCAGATTTTGGTTTGTCCAAAATGGGGCCTGGAAATGAGTCATTTACTCATGTTAGTACTGATGTCAAAGGAACATTTGGCTACTTGGATCCAGAATACTTCTTCACTCACAGATTGACAACGAAATCAGATGTGTATGCCTTTGGTGTAGTGCTGCTTGAAATGCTCACCGGAAGGCCAGCACTAGATAAGAGGCTTGTTGAGGAGCAGCACAATCTAGCCACTTGGGCCATAGACTACATGAGAAAAGGAaaagttgatgatattgttgACTATAGTCTGGCGGGGCAAGTCTCTCAAACTTGTTTGAAGGTGTTTATAGAAATTGCAGAAAGATGTTTGGGCAGGCAGCTACATGCACGACCAGATATGGCTGATGTGCTCACCAAACTTGAATTAGTGTTAGTGTTACAGCAAAAGGAGGAGGTACAAAGTGAGGTCAAGAGTATTGATGGACATGGAGCTGTCTCAGAAGAGAAGAAGGTAATGACCACTGCTGAAAGGGGGGCATCCAATGGCAAAGGAAAAGATATTCTCAAGGAAAGGGTGAAGAAGAAAGATAGCAATGCCAAAAGCAAAACTGTTCGATGGTGGGATCTTTTGCAAGTCTTGCCAAAACAGTCACCAATGACGGCACCAACACAGACAATAATCAAAACATCTCCATCAAAGGTCGAAGTTTCCACAACGAAATATGAAGGACTACGCCAATTCTCTGTCAAGGAAATCCTACAGGCCACTGACGGTTTCAACCAGAGTTCTATTATTGGTTTTGGGGAAGATGATGTGGTGTTCATGGGATCTTTAGATGGTGGTAAGAGTACTGTATCCATCAGAAGAGCCATCAATCTAGTATATAGTGATCGCCTGGACCGAGAGTTGCAATTTTACCATTATGACCTCCCTTTGCCCCACCACCGTATTAATGTTGTCTCTCTGATTGGATATTGCAATACTGATGTACATAAGATCTTTGTATATGATTACATGGCAAATGGGAGTCTGCGAGATCATCTCCATAAACCTGACAAGGATCCTCTCCCATGGAAGCAAAGGCTTAAAATCTGCATTGATGCTGCACGTGGTTTGTACTACCTTCAGCAAATCTTGAAGCAGAGTTTTCTCCATTATGAATTCAACTCAACCAACATTCAACTGGATGAGAATTGGGTTGCTAAAGTTTCAGACTTCAGTTGGTCCAGAAGGAAAGATGACTTTGGTTGGCCTAGAAGTAAAGTTTACAGTCCTGTACTTTACTGTGGAATAATTTTGGATTCAGATGGTTTACGTTATATAACACCAACAGGAAAATCCTATGCATATGCATTTGGTTTACTGTTAATCGAAGTATTATGCGCCAACAATGAATTGATACTCCGTATGAACCGGGATGTGGAGAGTATACCCTACTGGTTCAAGTCACAAATAAGAGCAGGTAGCCATTCAAGATTTATAGACCCAAACCTAATGGGGGAAATATCACCAGGCTGCCTTCAGATGTTTGTTGACATTGCAAGCAACTGTCTGCATGACCTAGTTAGTAAAAGACCATTAATGAGTGAGATTGTGACAAGTCTCGAGGCTGCACTCAAGCTGCAAGAAGCAGAAGATGCCAGATGACAATAAGGAGCTTCAGGTTCTCTGAAATTATATTGCTCTAGTGTATCAATGCCACCATTCAAAACAGAACTTCATTTTCTTTCATCCAGCCTGCAAATTGTAGCTGAACATGCTTGTTGCGTTCCTTACATTCTAAACTTATTATGCCATTATTTCATGAAAGCAAGTTCACATTCTCTTTCCACAGCTCCCTATGATTTTTTGTCTTTTAGCATTTTAAATCCCAAACATTAATCATcaataactcaaactttacCCAATTTCCCACACAATTCGTGTCGGCAGAACAAACACACAGCCACTTAGCGTGAATTATTGCTCGAAAGAgacataagaaaataaaaaatacagcGTGAATTGCTCGCTATCCGTACCTGTGACAGATGCGAGGCATTGTCTTCTTCCACAAAATCTGAAAACAGCTGCCCTAAGAGGCCCCTCAGCTCAAGTTAGTGCTGAATGATACAGACATGTTCAGTGGTCAGCAATACACTTCATACTTGCAGCTAGCCTTATCCTggcaaaatatttaaataaatcagAGAGGATTGAAGAGAAAACATAACGAACACAgcaaaattaaaaatgagaaGAGAAGTATATCAGAGGTGTCTCCTTCTTCAGGTATTCTTCACATTCTCAGtaataataatgacaaatatggttttcaaaaaaaaaaaatgacaaatatgGTGGTAGCTGAAGGTGAGAGTGCCGCTAACCTCCAAATCGTTAGCAACGCTTCTTCTCTCATCGCCGATTACATGGAAGTGGACGGCGGCGAAGAATCCTCGACGGATTGGGGAATCGGCAGAACAAATACACAGCCGCTTAGCGTAAGCTACTTGAAAGAAACATAAGCTACGTAAATCAAATGGGGAATCGAAGAACCTCGCAATTGCTCGCTATGCGTACCTGTCAACAGTAAAAACCTCGTGACAGATCCGACGCATCGagtgcattgttttcttccagAAAATGGTCGTCCTAAGAGGTCCTTCAAGTTGGGGCTGAACGATACAGACGGCACGCACATGTTCATCGTTCAGCCATACACTTCATACTTGCGGCATTATccttgtaaaatatttaaacaaatccTTGATTGAAGAGAAAACATGAAGAACATAAAAAATTGAGAAGAGAAGCATATTATAGGCTATTAGGCTTAGGTACCAGACTGCTAGGAATCTCGTTCTCCTGATAATAGTAATAAGCACAAATATGGCGATAGCTGAATGCGTAATCGCCGCTAACCTCCGCATTATTAACAAAACTTCTTCTGTCGTCGCTGATTGCATGGAAGTGGACGGCGGCGAGGAATCCCCGACGGATCTGGAAACCGGCATTTTCTAATAATGACTCGAATAGTCCCAACAGCCCGACACTATTTGACTGATTTTAGTGTTACAAtgtgataataatattattacggagtattataatattaaaccaAGTAAAAAAAGTTAGTTGCTAGTTTTATTAAGTTGACCAGTAGTTGCacctgtgcgatgcacggacatTTAATATATGTTAAAGattaaaaatagttttttaaaaaaaagtatgataGTATATAAATGAGATGTTACTATAATgaatttgtatattaaaaatttgaaaatatgtgGTAATACAGTTTGATAGTTATATTTACCTTCAGTAAGGGCACTAATTGGTGTATTATTTGTAGAATAATTACCGACTCCACTGTTGTTTCTCAGAACAACATTATTACCAACTGGCAtgattgaaaaaatcgctaggcattactcaggcgctcggggagcgcctaggacgcctaggcggggttaatcgccgcctaggcgcccgtgtattattttattttattttttatttttaaaagactaataattataaattatataatactttaatagttaatactaaaatattaaatattaaatattaacctaaaaatatttagagtttgtacaatttagggttatttcactcaaaacgatgttgtttttagtgaaataacccttaaaaaaaaagaacaatagttaatcgtcCGACTTGGCGGCCTAGACGGTCGTTTAGTCAGCCAGCCggctagaccaccatttaaggtgatacgcatTAATTAGCGCTTAggcggaatttttgcaacactgccaACTGGTGAGATATCATTGCAAATATTTGATAAGGGGGGGTATCTTTATCATTTTCTGCAATTAACGAAAAACATGAATATAAAAcaatattcttttaaaaaaaaaataaaaggaacaaacataaaataataacatttttcaaaaaataaaggtATACGTAATAAATGTAAACTATCATTTATATGATATATGTTAACATAATATGGAACACAACAAATTTGTAATTAGGAATTTATATTCAGATTAAAAGCAAGTGTATgatataacaacaaatataaaaagataaaatttgtattcaacataTACCTATAACTAAATTCAGGcccacataaaaaataatatagtgCACAAATGTAGGCCGAAGATTACATACATTCAGCAGCCCAAACAGCAGCCCATGACCCGACCCATCTTTGGCCATATAAAAGAAATCTTAGCCTCTTCTCCACCTAAATTGACTGTTCTTCTACGCTGGTAACAGCGACAACTACCTCTCGATCTGTTCGAGAGAATCCCTTCAATCTTACCCTCTGTTTTCAAATATGTAGTTATTCCTCTGAATCCACAGCCTTTCTCAACTCGATTTGATTCTACTACTTCATAATCCATTCATAGATTGGTTCTAAAAGTTGTGGAAGTTTTCGACCTTTAATTTCGACTACGATCCTACAATTTCGCCGATCTCATTTTTTGCACCTTAAACCTAGAGTGAAAGGTTCTTAAGGCACGGATTATAGGTCATGTACGGAACTATTCAAGCAGCAACGGGGCAAATACTGTATAGCTAAGTCTACTTCCCTAAATCAAATTCTTATCAGTTCATTAATTGTGTTTCAAATTGAAGATTTCGAAATTAGTTAATGTATTTGTTATTAGATTACTTGATTAGTAAATGTTTTCGCTAAACATAAATACGGTTTTACtaatttttgattttttcaaattcaGGAGGAAAAAGTCGATATATAAATATGCAGACAGTATTGAAGAGACAGTTCTAGCAAATATGAATCGTACTTAAGGCAAAAAAACAGTAAGCTACTTAGAATTTGTTAAACATTCgtcaatgaatttttttttcggTAACCTTTATAATTGATGTTGGTGTGGAAAAAAGGCTTTATTTGTTAATGTTACTGTGGTAACCTTTTActgaaaatatatatcaatatatttgTAGTTCTTATTATGTGCTTGTTTCATTCTTCTGTTGCATTTGGTGGTTTTATCTAAATATCATAGTTGTCAATCAAAAGCAACAATTTGTATTTGGATACATGAGGTTGTATAGTACAGAAAATTacataagttaaaaaaaaaacctaaggtAGCCTGGTACATAAGTTTTCAAAGAACTCAAATAGCCTGCTTCTTCAGGAATGTTTAGCTTCACATATTGGTTGTTTCATGTGTCAGGGGTGATATCCTCCTATCTTGGTTGCATTAGGTCCATAGCTTGCCCTCCGTATAGTTAAGTGTAGTGTTACACCTCATCCTGCAAACAGTTTTAAGAAGACGGGGAGAATACAAAGTagaaatatacatatttttggTCAAATCAATAGCATAATTTCAATAGCATTTAATAAAATAGGTTCACCAATGAAAAGGTGATAATAGTCAGGAAACCTTTCACAAAACATTTTCAAGTAGCATTGTCAGAACTAAACCAAACAAACCACCCCAAACCATAATGTCGCCTAAAAGCATGGCAGCAACAACTGTGTCCAATAGCACTCACACAGTACTATTTAACCAAAAATTAACAGTTCATCATACAAAGTTCAGGTAGTGCCAAAAAAGCATAACAAAACAAACACCAAAGTATTCAAACTTAAATTACAGTTTCTCCTGTTTAATATTAGTAAACTTTGACTTTTTGATCTTATTTGATGAAGAGAACTGATCCAGGAGGCATCTCTTGGCAGTATCACTGTCCTCACAACGAACCACTTTTTGTTTCAACTCTTGTGTACTTGCTGGACTATTAACCTCATCACCTATCGAAGCTTCgtgaaaatacaaaaaaataactaaaactaCTTAGgcatagaaaacaaaaatagtgaattcccttagaaaaatgaaaaacaaatagGGCAGTACCATATCTGATTCCTAagattcttcttcatcctcttctatCATTTTGGACATCAAATCTTTTTCCTGGTTATCACTTAATCTCTGACAGTAAGTGGTTAGGTATGTTGTAAATTAATTATCTGGTAGTAGAGCATTACAGTAAGTAATTT of Ipomoea triloba cultivar NCNSP0323 chromosome 3, ASM357664v1 contains these proteins:
- the LOC116012035 gene encoding receptor-like protein kinase FERONIA, with translation MHHPLFFILTSCMLFHGLIIFAISSTINSPIENIAISCGFSGTPTALDGREWVGDNTLSSTSPLHMSGKSWTSKAEQKASPMIDPIPYQTARTSRHEFSYRFSVKPGQKFIRLHFNPAPYNGFKNSIALFTVKAGPYTLLSNFSPSLAADALGVKYLNKEYCVHVQESKALTITFTPSQETKSSEDIYAFVDGIEIVSMPTGLYFTPEGDLGAHVVGQKHRFYIDTATALQMIQRLNIGGRSIPSIEDVSMFRDWKDDFNYLLNGVGAASIDTTIPIEYADMLTHVAPPKVYQTARSVHPGKRHNLTWIIPVDLGFRYLVRFHFCELELGISARGERQFSILINNKIAEYNADVIKWSGARRVAVYKDYIAMIEGDRKKGAGTLVISLQPNSEFSTKRTEGILNGLEIFKLSNPDNYLVGMNPAPQRKQSSVSEMPRHQRPVFFDRKSAIVTAFTVAVTLLNIAIYYLRCLSEANANMRNTRSRCTDPACRQFSLEEIQLSTSHFSPEFLIGSGGYGKVYKGIIDGGATTVAIKRLKEESRQGENEFWTEIKMLLKVRNEHLVSLIGFCNEGTERVLVYEYMPRGTVADHLHKIDRMGNGNPPLSWKRRLKISIGAARGLHFLHTSQHKVIHRDVKSSNILLDESWVAKISDFGLSKMGPGNESFTHVSTDVKGTFGYLDPEYFFTHRLTTKSDVYAFGVVLLEMLTGRPALDKRLVEEQHNLATWAIDYMRKGKVDDIVDYSLAGQVSQTCLKVFIEIAERCLGRQLHARPDMADVLTKLELVLVLQQKEEVQSEVKSIDGHGAVSEEKKVMTTAERGASNGKGKDILKERVKKKDSNAKSKTVRWWDLLQVLPKQSPMTAPTQTIIKTSPSKVEVSTTKYEGLRQFSVKEILQATDGFNQSSIIGFGEDDVVFMGSLDGGKSTVSIRRAINLVYSDRLDRELQFYHYDLPLPHHRINVVSLIGYCNTDVHKIFVYDYMANGSLRDHLHKPDKDPLPWKQRLKICIDAARGLYYLQQILKQSFLHYEFNSTNIQLDENWVAKVSDFSWSRRKDDFGWPRSKVYSPVLYCGIILDSDGLRYITPTGKSYAYAFGLLLIEVLCANNELILRMNRDVESIPYWFKSQIRAGSHSRFIDPNLMGEISPGCLQMFVDIASNCLHDLVSKRPLMSEIVTSLEAALKLQEAEDAR